A single region of the Phycisphaerae bacterium genome encodes:
- a CDS encoding trypsin-like peptidase domain-containing protein produces MKQGTASPLTRTLLITLIGCAATAILSGSVWADSEDAVGSVDLGTVGRTAADPAALARVRAYEHARIEVIHRLEPTVACLFNRGNRAGGGSGVIIDAEGYGLTNFHVIASMLEDRVGDAGLSDGRIYPIEVLGVDVTGDVAMFKVVRDEPFAVAELGDSDQLQVGDYTLAMGNPFLLAEDYAPTVTLGIVAGLHRYQSGAGEQGRALRYTDCIQVDTSINPGNSGGPLFDLGGRLVGINGRVSIEERSRVNVGVGYAISINQIKRFIPMLRAGITAKHATAGFTVFDRGRKVVVNQILEDSPPYKLGLRLGDEIVSFVSRPVTSTNQFISHLGIFPANWPVDVAYCREGVIQTIRFRLEDLPLPKQPQGEAGLFGGSNPFEKHRLMDSANRRAVRRARSRFHTALGGLASINRVTAIEMSGRRAVVDGGMPTVKTFENTEIRASVSAPSATMTPAEIERAIRWRWMAEEDPSADGACRVIAADEIDGRIAVVIEESIESGISYQAAFDDDTGELLRLEFKDSLTGMRAQYRYDDWRRVGRIRWPYRRMTYQDERLYSIDEFDLVVPKG; encoded by the coding sequence ATGAAACAAGGAACTGCCAGCCCGTTGACTCGAACCCTGCTGATCACGCTCATTGGCTGCGCGGCGACGGCAATTTTAAGCGGTTCGGTGTGGGCGGACAGCGAAGATGCCGTTGGATCGGTCGATCTGGGCACTGTCGGGCGCACGGCGGCTGATCCCGCCGCGCTGGCCCGTGTGAGGGCGTATGAGCATGCACGAATTGAAGTGATTCATCGACTCGAACCGACCGTCGCATGTCTTTTCAATCGAGGCAATCGGGCGGGCGGCGGCTCGGGCGTGATCATCGATGCCGAAGGCTACGGACTGACAAATTTTCACGTGATTGCATCCATGCTGGAAGATCGCGTGGGCGATGCGGGCCTGAGCGACGGGCGAATCTATCCGATTGAAGTGCTCGGAGTGGATGTGACCGGTGATGTTGCGATGTTCAAGGTGGTTCGCGACGAGCCCTTTGCGGTCGCAGAGCTGGGGGATTCGGATCAACTTCAAGTCGGAGATTACACCCTGGCGATGGGCAATCCGTTTCTACTGGCGGAGGACTACGCACCCACAGTGACGCTCGGCATTGTGGCCGGCCTTCATCGGTATCAGTCGGGTGCCGGTGAACAGGGACGCGCGCTTCGATACACCGATTGCATTCAAGTCGATACCTCCATCAACCCGGGAAATTCAGGCGGTCCACTATTTGACCTGGGGGGGCGCTTGGTCGGAATCAACGGCCGGGTCTCCATCGAGGAAAGAAGTCGTGTGAACGTTGGGGTTGGGTATGCAATTTCGATCAATCAGATCAAGCGTTTCATCCCAATGTTGCGCGCGGGCATCACAGCGAAGCATGCGACGGCCGGCTTCACGGTATTTGATCGGGGCCGAAAGGTTGTCGTGAATCAAATCCTGGAGGATTCGCCGCCTTACAAGCTCGGCCTTCGACTCGGCGACGAGATCGTGAGTTTTGTGTCCCGGCCGGTCACCAGTACCAATCAGTTCATTTCGCATCTCGGGATTTTCCCGGCGAACTGGCCGGTCGATGTGGCGTATTGCCGCGAAGGTGTCATTCAGACGATCCGGTTCCGTCTGGAGGATCTGCCTTTGCCGAAGCAGCCACAGGGGGAAGCGGGGCTTTTCGGCGGGAGCAATCCGTTTGAAAAGCACCGGCTGATGGATTCTGCCAACCGGCGGGCTGTGCGCCGCGCTCGGAGCAGATTTCATACGGCCTTGGGTGGATTGGCATCAATAAACAGAGTCACTGCGATCGAAATGAGCGGTCGTCGCGCGGTTGTCGATGGTGGGATGCCGACTGTGAAGACGTTCGAAAATACTGAAATTCGAGCCAGCGTTTCGGCACCCTCGGCAACGATGACCCCGGCTGAGATTGAACGAGCAATTCGATGGCGGTGGATGGCTGAAGAAGATCCGTCGGCTGACGGCGCGTGTAGGGTGATCGCGGCCGACGAAATCGATGGACGCATTGCGGTGGTCATCGAGGAATCGATCGAGTCGGGCATCAGCTATCAAGCTGCGTTCGACGATGACACAGGCGAACTGCTCCGGCTGGAGTTCAAGGATTCACTGACCGGCATGCGCGCGCAATATCGCTACGACGACTGGCGCCGCGTGGGCCGCATTCGATGGCCGTACCGCCGGATGACGTATCAGGATGAACGCCTTTATTCGATCGACGAATTCGATCTTGTGGTGCCGAAGGGATGA
- a CDS encoding NPCBM/NEW2 domain-containing protein, translated as MTRASFKVRPQSKRAVHCDGSSGRMGAPVPLWAVVLLAIMGAVRARADGPTGATPGVQPEVVRRQLRIHRVDGDQMLLTLSRISNSVIAGEADGREVSIPLADVMRIAPESGETRGTVPLSDATRFEFHSGSGGFFRGTPAHEPPNSLNCVRVDLGLERPVDVAFAALSGIVFDSNAAVEMREDFAARLRSRQAGRDTLVLIQGGKPVAVQGSLEKLTAAGWEFSFSGKLRSGDFGQAYGVVFGAPASSPAPSPVALITSDGGRFSGRIVSADAEAMAFDCTVFGTALFPWRVIRSVDLQSDRVKFLSDLTPSRFEQQSMPGADWKPRMNATVTGKPIRLGGKVYGKGIGVHAKNRMMFELDGQFERFSAVVGIDDSTGDAGSVVFRVFADDKLLFESSVQRGGAAPALISVDVSDAKTLILLCEEADNLDLADHAVWANAMLVRPSRASKQ; from the coding sequence TTGACTCGTGCTTCGTTCAAAGTGAGGCCGCAGTCAAAGCGCGCGGTGCACTGCGACGGAAGCAGCGGTCGCATGGGCGCGCCGGTGCCGCTTTGGGCCGTTGTTCTGCTTGCAATCATGGGCGCTGTCAGAGCCCGCGCCGATGGTCCGACCGGGGCAACTCCGGGCGTACAGCCGGAGGTGGTTCGTCGTCAGCTTCGGATCCATCGTGTAGATGGCGATCAGATGCTCCTTACGCTCTCGCGAATTTCCAACTCGGTCATTGCCGGGGAGGCGGACGGGCGCGAGGTATCAATCCCGCTGGCCGACGTGATGCGAATCGCACCGGAGTCCGGCGAGACGAGAGGCACGGTCCCGCTTTCTGACGCCACTCGTTTTGAATTCCACTCGGGCAGCGGCGGCTTTTTTCGCGGCACGCCAGCCCATGAACCGCCGAACTCGCTGAATTGTGTCCGAGTTGATCTGGGACTGGAACGGCCTGTAGATGTCGCGTTTGCGGCACTCTCGGGTATCGTATTTGATTCGAATGCTGCCGTTGAAATGCGAGAGGATTTCGCCGCACGCCTGCGGAGCCGGCAGGCTGGACGCGATACGCTGGTTTTGATTCAGGGCGGCAAGCCGGTTGCGGTGCAAGGTTCGCTCGAGAAACTGACTGCCGCGGGCTGGGAGTTCTCCTTCTCCGGCAAGCTTCGATCGGGCGACTTTGGGCAGGCCTATGGCGTCGTATTCGGCGCGCCGGCCTCATCGCCGGCCCCTTCGCCGGTAGCGCTCATCACGAGTGATGGCGGTCGATTCAGCGGTAGGATTGTCTCTGCGGATGCCGAGGCCATGGCATTTGATTGCACGGTCTTCGGAACCGCTCTGTTTCCGTGGCGCGTCATTCGGAGCGTCGACCTTCAAAGCGATCGAGTCAAGTTCCTTTCGGATCTGACGCCAAGTCGATTTGAGCAGCAATCGATGCCCGGCGCCGATTGGAAGCCGCGAATGAACGCGACCGTGACAGGCAAGCCGATTCGGCTGGGCGGCAAGGTCTACGGCAAAGGGATCGGAGTTCATGCGAAAAATCGCATGATGTTTGAGCTTGATGGTCAGTTTGAACGTTTCTCCGCAGTCGTCGGGATCGACGATTCGACCGGCGATGCAGGGAGCGTGGTGTTTCGGGTGTTCGCGGATGACAAACTCCTGTTCGAATCGAGCGTACAGCGTGGCGGGGCTGCGCCGGCCTTGATTTCAGTGGATGTTTCCGACGCAAAGACACTGATCCTGCTCTGCGAGGAAGCAGACAACCTCGATCTGGCGGATCATGCGGTCTGGGCCAATGCCATGCTCGTGCGGCCATCACGAGCGAGCAAACAATAG